The following proteins are encoded in a genomic region of Ignavibacteria bacterium:
- a CDS encoding Rrf2 family transcriptional regulator, translating to MFQLSRSGEYAIQTMINLVSQKDELSTIAQIVQEERIPESFVRKIIQQLIRGKLLKSKRGIRGGIALAKPPSSITVYDIIEITEGPIYFNKCIIGPRECSITSWCSVHPVWQEAQNKFVEVLQKKTIEDLSNERKVLFRDFTTKVNMNKEKSDALQE from the coding sequence ATGTTTCAATTAAGCCGCAGCGGTGAATATGCAATTCAAACAATGATAAATTTAGTATCGCAGAAAGATGAATTATCAACAATCGCTCAAATCGTCCAGGAAGAAAGAATTCCGGAGTCATTTGTTCGGAAAATCATTCAGCAATTGATTCGCGGAAAACTTCTGAAATCGAAACGTGGAATTCGTGGAGGAATTGCATTGGCAAAACCCCCCTCTTCAATAACCGTATACGATATTATTGAAATTACTGAAGGTCCTATCTATTTTAACAAATGCATCATCGGACCACGCGAATGTTCCATAACGTCTTGGTGTTCCGTGCATCCTGTTTGGCAAGAAGCGCAAAATAAATTTGTAGAAGTTCTGCAAAAAAAAACGATTGAAGATTTATCAAACGAGCGAAAGGTATTGTTTCGGGATTTTACAACGAAAGTAAATATGAATAAGGAAAAAAGCGACGCGCTTCAAGAATAA
- a CDS encoding Rrf2 family transcriptional regulator, protein MSLLFSRQCEYALQAILFLATKPPKEMVPAKELAEKLNIPYHFLAKIFQDLSRKGILVSLKGPTGGFTLGKAAKEITLFHIIEAIDGANFMENCVLGFSQCGGENPCAVHNKWGDLRDEIHRMLTSKNIMQLSKEMKKPVFQE, encoded by the coding sequence ATGAGTCTTCTCTTTAGCCGCCAATGTGAATATGCATTACAAGCCATTCTTTTTCTTGCTACAAAACCGCCAAAAGAAATGGTACCAGCAAAAGAATTAGCAGAAAAATTGAATATCCCGTATCATTTTTTGGCAAAAATATTTCAAGATTTATCCAGAAAAGGAATATTGGTTTCCTTAAAAGGACCAACCGGTGGGTTCACTCTTGGAAAAGCCGCCAAAGAAATTACGCTTTTTCATATTATTGAGGCAATTGATGGAGCAAATTTCATGGAAAATTGCGTTTTAGGATTTTCTCAATGTGGGGGAGAGAATCCTTGTGCTGTGCATAATAAGTGGGGAGATTTGCGCGATGAAATACATAGGATGCTCACATCAAAAAATATTATGCAGTTGTCGAAAGAAATGAAGAAACCTGTATTTCAAGAATAA
- a CDS encoding 4Fe-4S binding protein produces the protein MRQSDNVGENNDAFSKIFPTIFTKENVSRNVAQTVISSNQKRGVRKIPRELLRKKIQLSQEQHFAKRCFVKLSQDSQFLRSTIQFAFALLCVWIGIEFYFFMQWGMSNGMEGSSYRPPGVEGFLPISALMSLKYWFATGSINEIHPASIFILLAILAVSLFLKKAFCSWLCPVGTLSESLWRIGETIFGRNARVTRWLDYPLRSLKYVLLLFFVYSIWQMDVQSLADFIYSPYNKMADVKMYLFFANITSFALWTIVVLMFFSLFIKNFWCRYLCPYGALLGMLSWLSPVKIFRSKSSCIDCELCTKVCPASINVHKGNTVWSDECTSCLECVEVCPVKNTLEVKTHFTNNRVSNVLFGVLVVGIFAAMTFAAMLANQWQNKISQEEYLQRFPNIESSLYQHNRGEAPKEINK, from the coding sequence ATGCGTCAAAGCGATAATGTAGGGGAAAATAATGATGCATTTTCAAAAATATTTCCAACGATATTTACAAAAGAAAATGTATCTCGAAATGTTGCCCAAACTGTAATTTCATCGAATCAAAAACGAGGCGTGCGGAAAATTCCCCGAGAACTTCTCCGCAAGAAAATTCAATTATCACAAGAGCAGCATTTTGCAAAACGATGTTTTGTAAAACTTAGTCAAGATTCTCAATTCCTTCGTTCAACAATTCAATTTGCATTTGCGCTTTTATGCGTGTGGATAGGAATTGAATTTTATTTCTTTATGCAATGGGGGATGTCAAACGGAATGGAAGGTTCGTCATATCGCCCTCCAGGAGTTGAAGGATTTCTTCCCATCAGCGCATTGATGAGTTTGAAATATTGGTTTGCCACTGGTAGCATCAACGAAATACACCCCGCATCCATTTTTATTCTCCTTGCAATTCTCGCAGTAAGTTTATTCCTGAAAAAAGCATTTTGCAGTTGGCTTTGTCCCGTTGGAACATTGAGCGAATCGCTGTGGAGAATCGGTGAGACAATATTCGGGAGAAATGCGCGAGTAACCCGATGGCTCGATTATCCATTGCGTTCTCTAAAGTATGTATTATTGTTGTTTTTCGTGTATTCGATTTGGCAAATGGATGTTCAAAGTTTAGCCGATTTTATTTATAGTCCATATAACAAAATGGCGGACGTGAAAATGTATTTGTTCTTTGCCAACATTACATCGTTTGCATTATGGACAATTGTGGTGCTGATGTTTTTTTCGTTGTTCATAAAAAATTTTTGGTGCCGCTATTTATGCCCGTACGGCGCATTGTTAGGAATGTTGAGTTGGTTAAGTCCCGTAAAAATTTTCCGCAGCAAATCTTCGTGTATTGATTGTGAGTTATGCACAAAAGTTTGTCCCGCATCAATAAACGTTCACAAAGGAAATACGGTGTGGAGCGACGAATGTACAAGTTGTCTCGAATGTGTTGAAGTGTGTCCCGTAAAAAATACGTTGGAAGTGAAAACACATTTTACGAACAACCGTGTTTCGAACGTTCTTTTCGGCGTACTTGTGGTTGGAATATTTGCAGCAATGACATTCGCCGCAATGCTCGCGAACCAATGGCAAAACAAGATTTCCCAGGAAGAATATTTACAGCGATTTCCCAATATCGAATCGTCATTGTATCAACACAATAGAGGAGAAGCGCCGAAAGAAATCAACAAGTAA